From one Callithrix jacchus isolate 240 chromosome 2, calJac240_pri, whole genome shotgun sequence genomic stretch:
- the MGAT1 gene encoding alpha-1,3-mannosyl-glycoprotein 2-beta-N-acetylglucosaminyltransferase, whose product MLKKQSAGLVLWGAILFVAWNALLLLFFWTRPAPGRPPSVSALNDDPAGLTREVIRLAQDAEVELERQRGLLQQIGDALWSQRWRVPTAAPPAQPRVPVTPVPVVIPILVIACDRSTVRRCLDKLLHYRPSAELFPIIVSQDCGHEETAQAIASYGSAVTHIRQPDLSNIAVPPDHRKFQGYYKIARHYRWALGQVFHQFHFPAAVVVEDDLEVAPDFFEYFQATYPLLKADPSLWCVSAWNDNGKEQMVDSSKPELLYRTDFFPGLGWLLLAELWAELEPKWPKAFWDDWMRRPEQRKGRACIRPEISRTMTFGRKGVSHGQFFDQHLKFIKLNQQFVHFTQLDLSYLQREAYDRDFLARVYGAPQLQVEKVRTNDRKELGEVRVQYTGRDSFKAFAKALGVMDDLKSGVPRAGYRGIVTFQFRGRRVHLAPPQTWEGYDPSWN is encoded by the coding sequence ATGCTGAAGAAGCAGTCTGCAGGGCTTGTGCTGTGGGGTGCTATCCTCTTTGTGGCTTGGAATGCCCTGCTGCTCCTTTTCTTCTGGACACGCCCAGCACCTGGCAGGCCACCTTCAGTCAGTGCTCTCAATGACGACCCTGCCGGTCTCACCCGTGAAGTGATTCGCCTGGCCCAAGACGCCGAGGTGGAGCTGGAACGGCAGCGTGGGCTGCTGCAGCAGATCGGGGATGCCCTGTGGAGCCAGCGGTGGAGGGTGCCCACAGCGGCCCCTCCCGCCCAGCCGCGTGTGCCTGTGACCCCAGTGCCAGTGGTGATTCCCATCCTGGTCATTGCCTGTGACCGCAGCACTGTCCGGCGTTGCCTGGACAAGCTGCTGCATTATCGGCCCTCAGCTGAGCTCTTCCCCATCATCGTTAGCCAGGACTGTGGGCACGAGGAGACGGCCCAGGCTATCGCCTCCTATGGCAGTGCAGTCACGCACATCCGGCAGCCTGACCTGAGCAACATCGCTGTGCCTCCTGACCACCGCAAGTTCCAGGGCTACTACAAGATCGCGCGGCACTACCGCTGGGCACTGGGCCAGGTCTTCCACCAGTTCCACTTCCCCGCAGCCGTGGTGGTGGAGGATGATCTGGAGGTGGCACCGGACTTCTTTGAGTACTTTCAGGCCACCTATCCACTGCTGAAGGCCGACCCCTCGCTCTGGTGCGTTTCGGCCTGGAATGACAACGGCAAGGAGCAGATGGTGGACTCCAGCAAGCCTGAGCTGCTCTACCGCACCGACTTTTTTCCTGGCCTGGGCTGGTTGCTGTTGGCCGAGCTCTGGGCTGAGCTGGAGCCCAAGTGGCCCAAGGCCTTCTGGGATGACTGGATGCGCAGGCCAGAGCAGCGAAAGGGGCGGGCCTGCATACGCCCTGAAATCTCAAGAACAATGACCTTTGGCCGCAAGGGTGTGAGCCACGGGCAGTTCTTTGACCAGCACCTCAAGTTCATCAAGCTGAACCAGCAGTTTGTGCACTTTACCCAGCTGGACCTGTCGTACCTGCAGCGGGAGGCTTATGACCGGGATTTCCTTGCCCGTGTCTATGGGGCTCCCCAGCTGCAGGTGGAAAAAGTGAGGACCAATGATCGGAAGGAGCTTGGGGAGGTGCGGGTGCAGTATACGGGCAGGGACAGCTTCAAGGCCTTTGCCAAGGCCCTGGGTGTCATGGATGACCTCAAGTCAGGGGTTCCCAGGGCTGGCTACCGGGGTATCGTTACCTTCCAATTCCGGGGCCGCCGTGTCCATCTGGCGCCCCCACAGACATGGGAGGGATATGATCCTAGCTGGAATTAG